One genomic segment of Burkholderia pyrrocinia includes these proteins:
- the gyrA gene encoding DNA gyrase subunit A, with amino-acid sequence MDQFAKETLPTSLEEEMRRSYLDYAMSVIVGRALPDVRDGLKPVHRRVLFAMHELNNDWNRAYKKSARIVGDVIGKYHPHGDTAVYDTIVRMAQDFSLRYMLIDGQGNFGSIDGDNAAAMRYTEIRMAKIGHELLADIDKETVDFEPNYDGNEMQPSVLPSRIPNLLINGSSGIAVGMATNIPPHNLNEVVDACQHLLNNPAATIDELIEIIPAPDFPTAGIIYGVAGVRDGYRTGRGRVVMRAATHFEEIDRGQRMAIIVDELPYQVNKRSLLERIAELVNEKKLDGISDIRDESDKSGMRVVIELKRGEVPEVVLNNLYKATQLQDTFGMNMVALVDGQPKLLNLKEILQCFLSHRREVLTRRTIYELRKARERGHVLEGLAVALANIDEFIAIIKAAPTPPIAKQELMAKPWDSSLVREMLTRAESENAAAGGRSAYRPEGLNPAFGMQVDGLYRLSDTQAQEILQMRLQRLTGLEQDKIIGEYREVMAQIADLLDILARPERITTMIGEELTSVKAEFGDARRSKIELNATELNTEDLITPQDMVVTMSHAGYVKSQPLSEYRAQKRGGRGKQATQMKEDDWIETLFIANTHDYILCFSNRGRVYWVKVYEVPQGSRNSRGRPIVNMFPLLDGEKINVVLPVKEFSADKFIFMATSLGTVKKTPLEAFSRPMKKGIIAVGLDDGDFLIGASITDGAHDVMLFSDAGKAVRFDENDVRPMGREARGVRGMQLEDGQQVIAMLVAGSEEQTVLTATENGFGKRTPITEYTRHGRGTKGMIAIQTSERNGKVVAATLVDAEDQIMLITTAGVLIRTRVSEVREMGRATQGVTLISLDEGTKLSGLQQVAEAEEGDGEADEASDGEA; translated from the coding sequence ATGGATCAATTCGCCAAAGAGACCCTGCCCACCTCCCTAGAGGAGGAAATGCGCCGTTCGTATCTCGATTACGCGATGAGCGTGATCGTCGGACGTGCCCTCCCGGATGTCCGCGATGGCCTGAAGCCCGTGCACCGGCGCGTGTTGTTCGCGATGCACGAACTGAACAACGACTGGAACCGTGCGTACAAGAAGTCGGCGCGTATCGTCGGTGACGTGATCGGTAAGTACCACCCTCACGGCGACACCGCGGTCTACGACACGATCGTGCGGATGGCGCAGGACTTCTCGCTGCGCTACATGCTGATCGACGGGCAAGGCAACTTCGGCTCGATCGACGGCGACAACGCCGCGGCGATGCGTTACACCGAAATTCGCATGGCGAAGATCGGTCACGAGTTGCTCGCCGACATCGACAAGGAAACGGTCGATTTCGAGCCGAACTACGACGGCAACGAGATGCAGCCGTCGGTCCTGCCGTCGCGCATCCCGAACCTGCTGATCAACGGCTCGTCGGGCATCGCGGTCGGCATGGCGACCAACATCCCGCCGCACAACCTGAACGAAGTCGTCGACGCGTGCCAGCACCTGCTGAACAACCCGGCAGCGACGATCGACGAACTGATCGAGATCATCCCGGCGCCGGACTTCCCGACGGCCGGCATCATCTACGGCGTCGCCGGCGTGCGCGACGGCTACCGCACCGGGCGCGGCCGCGTCGTGATGCGCGCGGCCACGCACTTCGAGGAGATCGACCGCGGCCAGCGGATGGCGATCATCGTCGACGAGCTGCCGTACCAGGTGAACAAGCGCTCGCTGCTCGAGCGGATCGCCGAGCTCGTCAACGAGAAGAAGCTCGATGGCATCTCCGACATCCGCGACGAGTCCGACAAGAGCGGCATGCGTGTCGTGATCGAACTCAAGCGCGGTGAAGTGCCGGAAGTGGTGCTGAACAACCTGTACAAGGCGACGCAGCTCCAGGACACGTTCGGCATGAACATGGTCGCGCTCGTCGACGGCCAGCCGAAGCTGCTGAACCTGAAGGAAATCCTGCAGTGCTTCCTGTCGCATCGACGCGAAGTGCTGACGCGCCGCACGATCTACGAACTGCGCAAGGCCCGCGAGCGCGGCCACGTGCTCGAAGGTCTCGCGGTCGCGCTCGCGAACATCGACGAGTTCATCGCGATCATCAAGGCCGCGCCGACGCCGCCGATCGCGAAGCAGGAACTGATGGCGAAGCCGTGGGATTCGTCGCTCGTGCGCGAGATGCTGACGCGCGCCGAGAGCGAGAACGCGGCGGCCGGCGGCCGCTCCGCGTACCGCCCGGAAGGCCTGAACCCGGCGTTCGGCATGCAGGTCGACGGGCTGTACCGTCTGTCCGACACGCAGGCCCAGGAAATCCTGCAGATGCGTCTGCAGCGCCTGACCGGCCTCGAGCAGGACAAGATTATCGGCGAGTACCGCGAAGTGATGGCGCAGATCGCCGACCTGCTGGACATCCTCGCGCGTCCCGAGCGGATCACGACGATGATCGGCGAGGAACTGACCTCGGTGAAGGCGGAATTCGGCGACGCGCGCCGCTCGAAGATCGAGCTGAACGCGACCGAGCTGAACACCGAGGATCTGATCACGCCGCAGGACATGGTCGTCACGATGTCGCACGCGGGCTACGTGAAGTCGCAGCCGCTGTCCGAGTACCGCGCGCAGAAGCGCGGCGGTCGCGGCAAGCAGGCGACGCAGATGAAGGAAGACGACTGGATCGAGACGCTGTTCATCGCGAACACGCACGACTACATCCTGTGCTTCTCGAACCGCGGCCGCGTGTACTGGGTCAAGGTCTATGAAGTGCCGCAGGGCTCGCGCAACTCGCGCGGCCGCCCGATCGTGAACATGTTCCCGCTGCTGGATGGCGAGAAGATCAACGTCGTGCTGCCGGTCAAGGAATTCTCGGCCGACAAGTTCATCTTCATGGCGACGTCGCTCGGCACCGTGAAGAAGACGCCGCTCGAAGCGTTCAGCCGCCCGATGAAGAAGGGCATCATTGCGGTCGGCCTCGACGACGGCGACTTCCTGATCGGCGCGTCGATCACCGACGGCGCACACGACGTGATGCTGTTCTCCGACGCCGGCAAGGCCGTGCGCTTCGACGAGAACGACGTGCGTCCGATGGGGCGCGAGGCGCGCGGCGTGCGCGGCATGCAGCTGGAGGACGGGCAGCAGGTCATCGCGATGCTGGTTGCCGGCAGCGAGGAGCAGACCGTGCTCACCGCGACCGAGAACGGCTTCGGCAAGCGCACGCCGATCACCGAATACACGCGTCACGGCCGCGGCACGAAGGGTATGATCGCGATCCAGACGTCCGAGCGCAACGGCAAGGTCGTGGCTGCAACACTCGTCGACGCCGAGGATCAGATCATGCTGATCACGACGGCCGGCGTGTTGATTCGCACCCGCGTTTCCGAGGTTCGCGAGATGGGGCGTGCCACGCAAGGTGTTACACTCATCAGTCTCGATGAGGGTACCAAGCTCTCTGGCCTGCAGCAGGTCGCGGAGGCCGAAGAGGGCGATGGCGAGGCCGACGAGGCGTCGGACGGCGAAGCCTGA
- the ompA gene encoding outer membrane protein OmpA — translation MNKLSKLAFIAATAVMAASASAQSVPASRQAVNDNWVNGTGEWVWMNGTNELCWRDAFWTPATANAKCDGALVAQAPQPPVAPVVAPAITSQKITYQADALFDFDKATLKPLGKQKLDELASKIQGMNTEVVVATGYTDRIGSDKYNDRLSLRRAQAVKSYLVSKGVPANKIYTEGKGKRNPVTTGCNQKNRKQLIACLAPDRRVEVEVVGTQEVQKTTVPAQ, via the coding sequence ATGAATAAACTTTCAAAGCTCGCGTTCATTGCAGCTACCGCAGTTATGGCTGCATCCGCTTCGGCACAGTCGGTGCCGGCGTCGCGTCAAGCCGTCAACGACAACTGGGTGAACGGCACGGGCGAATGGGTGTGGATGAACGGCACGAACGAGCTCTGCTGGCGCGATGCATTCTGGACGCCGGCCACCGCCAACGCGAAGTGCGATGGCGCACTGGTCGCCCAGGCACCGCAGCCGCCGGTCGCTCCGGTCGTTGCTCCGGCCATCACGAGCCAGAAGATCACGTATCAAGCTGACGCACTGTTCGACTTCGACAAGGCAACGCTCAAGCCGCTGGGCAAGCAAAAGCTGGACGAACTGGCTTCGAAGATCCAGGGCATGAACACGGAAGTGGTCGTCGCAACGGGCTATACGGACCGTATCGGTTCGGACAAGTACAACGACCGTCTGTCGCTGCGCCGTGCGCAAGCCGTGAAGTCGTACCTGGTCAGCAAGGGTGTGCCGGCCAACAAGATCTACACGGAAGGCAAGGGCAAGCGCAACCCGGTTACGACTGGCTGCAACCAGAAGAACCGCAAGCAGCTCATCGCCTGCCTCGCACCGGACCGCCGCGTGGAAGTCGAAGTGGTTGGTACGCAAGAAGTCCAGAAGACGACCGTTCCGGCACAGTAA
- the ubiG gene encoding bifunctional 2-polyprenyl-6-hydroxyphenol methylase/3-demethylubiquinol 3-O-methyltransferase UbiG: protein MTNADPHELQKFSDLAHRWWDPNAEFKPLHDLNPVRLGWIDAHAHLAGKRVLDIGCGGGILSESMAGLGAQVKGIDLSTEALGVADLHSLESGIAVDYEAIAAEAIAAREPGTYDVVTCMEMLEHVPSPGDIVAACATLVKPGGWVFFSTLNRNLKSYLFAVIGAEYIAQMLPKGTHDYARFIRPSELAGFVRATDLHIVEIKGITYHPIGKRFALSNDTDINYLVACRRGA from the coding sequence ATGACCAACGCCGATCCGCACGAACTCCAGAAATTCAGCGACCTCGCCCATCGGTGGTGGGATCCGAATGCCGAATTCAAGCCGCTGCACGACCTCAACCCGGTCCGGCTCGGCTGGATCGACGCGCATGCGCATCTGGCCGGCAAGCGCGTACTCGACATCGGCTGCGGCGGCGGCATCCTGTCCGAATCGATGGCCGGACTCGGCGCCCAGGTGAAAGGGATCGACCTGTCGACCGAAGCGCTCGGCGTTGCCGATCTGCACAGCCTCGAAAGCGGCATCGCGGTCGACTACGAGGCGATCGCCGCCGAAGCGATCGCCGCGCGTGAGCCGGGCACTTACGATGTCGTCACGTGCATGGAGATGCTCGAGCACGTGCCGTCGCCCGGCGACATCGTTGCCGCGTGCGCGACGCTCGTGAAGCCCGGTGGCTGGGTGTTCTTCTCGACGTTGAACCGGAACCTGAAGTCCTACCTGTTCGCGGTGATCGGCGCCGAGTACATCGCGCAAATGCTGCCGAAGGGCACGCACGACTACGCGCGCTTCATCCGCCCTTCGGAACTGGCCGGCTTCGTGCGTGCGACGGATCTGCACATCGTGGAGATCAAGGGCATCACGTACCACCCGATCGGCAAGCGCTTCGCGCTGTCGAACGACACCGACATCAACTACCTCGTCGCGTGCCGCCGCGGCGCGTGA
- the gph gene encoding phosphoglycolate phosphatase (PGP is an essential enzyme in the glycolate salvage pathway in higher organisms (photorespiration in plants). Phosphoglycolate results from the oxidase activity of RubisCO in the Calvin cycle when concentrations of carbon dioxide are low relative to oxygen. This enzyme is a member of the Haloacid Dehalogenase (HAD) superfamily of aspartate-nucleophile hydrolase enzymes (PF00702).), with translation MTTPLSTARPALDEPRLLHCDAVLFDLDGTLADTAPDLAAAVNKMQRVRGLPETPLDALRPLASAGARGLLGGAFGIDPHTPGYEAMRDEFLSNYATDICVHTTLFPGIGDVLDELDARGVRWGIVTNKAMRLTTPLVDLLGLAPRAACVVGGDTTPHPKPHPAPLLHAADQLTLAPARIVYVGDDLRDIQAGSAAGMATVAAAYGYCGDGAAPADWRAQHLVDTTQELRELLRDVGL, from the coding sequence ATGACGACTCCCCTTTCGACCGCGCGGCCCGCACTCGACGAACCGCGCCTGCTGCACTGCGATGCGGTGCTGTTCGACCTGGACGGCACGCTTGCCGACACGGCGCCCGATCTGGCCGCTGCCGTCAACAAGATGCAGCGCGTGCGCGGCCTGCCAGAAACACCGCTCGACGCACTGCGGCCGCTGGCCTCGGCCGGCGCGCGCGGCCTGCTCGGCGGCGCGTTCGGCATCGATCCGCACACGCCCGGCTACGAAGCGATGCGCGACGAGTTCCTGAGCAACTACGCGACGGATATCTGCGTGCATACGACGCTGTTCCCCGGCATCGGCGACGTGCTCGACGAACTCGATGCGCGCGGCGTGCGCTGGGGCATCGTCACGAACAAGGCGATGCGGCTCACGACGCCGCTCGTCGATCTGCTCGGTCTTGCGCCGCGCGCCGCCTGCGTCGTCGGGGGCGACACAACGCCGCACCCGAAACCGCACCCGGCCCCGCTGCTGCACGCGGCCGACCAGTTGACGCTCGCGCCGGCGCGCATTGTCTACGTCGGCGACGACCTGCGCGACATTCAGGCGGGCAGTGCTGCCGGCATGGCGACGGTCGCGGCCGCGTACGGTTACTGCGGCGACGGCGCCGCGCCGGCCGACTGGCGGGCCCAGCATCTCGTGGATACGACGCAGGAACTGCGCGAACTGCTGCGCGATGTTGGGCTATAA
- a CDS encoding DUF4148 domain-containing protein, giving the protein MKSLVQAVVVAAALVAPVVSFAQSGSTITRAQVRAELVQLQQAGYNSARGEDPHYPEAIQAATARVAEQQRSALAQAQGADSSGYGAQAQGASASGSRAMGVRPASAEEMKSLYRGS; this is encoded by the coding sequence ATGAAGTCGCTCGTTCAAGCTGTTGTCGTTGCCGCCGCTCTCGTTGCTCCGGTCGTGTCGTTTGCCCAGTCTGGCTCGACGATCACCCGCGCACAGGTCCGTGCCGAGCTGGTCCAGCTCCAGCAAGCCGGTTATAACTCCGCCCGCGGCGAAGATCCGCACTATCCGGAAGCGATCCAGGCCGCAACGGCGCGTGTTGCGGAGCAACAGCGCAGTGCGCTGGCGCAAGCGCAAGGTGCCGATTCCAGCGGGTACGGCGCGCAGGCACAGGGCGCATCGGCATCGGGTTCGCGAGCAATGGGCGTGCGTCCGGCCAGCGCTGAAGAAATGAAGTCGCTGTATCGCGGCAGCTAA
- a CDS encoding substrate-binding domain-containing protein — MIRIECDAYLTVRDTAGRTASLSDVAPLLELVADTGSIAQAAQAKGLSYRHAWGMLRALEACIGGELIETARGKGSTLSALGQAVVDAQRLARSRLDGNLRTLAAEVASDLNRRLAQRDGAVRIHASHGYAVATLVSALVDAQAAVDIKYRESVEAVQALARGECDLAGFHLPRGAFRAQCAQIYRPWLDDTRHVLIHLTRRQQGLFVPRGNPKQVRGLADLARNDIRFVNRQPGSGTRMLLDLALRAIGIDPERIDGYASAELTHSAIAAFVASGMADLGFGVEPAAHHFGLDFIPVVDEDYYFACERARLDARPLAGVLALLRDARFVERVAHLDGYDPAACGTLTSIATGLAGGDGTSAPDGNSR; from the coding sequence TTGATTCGAATCGAATGCGACGCGTATCTGACCGTACGCGACACGGCAGGCCGTACGGCCAGCCTGTCGGACGTCGCGCCATTGCTGGAACTCGTGGCCGACACGGGTAGCATTGCGCAGGCTGCCCAGGCAAAAGGGCTGTCGTACCGGCACGCGTGGGGCATGTTGCGCGCGCTGGAGGCGTGTATCGGCGGGGAGTTGATCGAAACCGCGCGCGGCAAGGGATCGACGCTGTCGGCGCTCGGGCAGGCGGTCGTCGACGCGCAGCGCCTCGCGCGTAGCCGCCTCGACGGGAACCTGCGCACGCTCGCGGCCGAAGTGGCCAGCGACCTGAACCGGCGGCTCGCGCAGCGCGACGGCGCCGTGCGGATCCATGCGTCGCATGGCTACGCGGTCGCGACGCTCGTGTCCGCGCTCGTCGATGCGCAGGCGGCCGTCGACATCAAGTATCGCGAGAGCGTCGAGGCCGTGCAGGCGCTCGCACGCGGCGAATGCGACCTGGCCGGCTTCCATCTGCCGCGCGGCGCGTTTCGCGCGCAGTGCGCGCAGATCTACCGGCCGTGGCTCGACGACACGCGCCACGTGCTGATTCACCTGACGCGTCGCCAGCAGGGTCTGTTCGTGCCGCGCGGCAACCCGAAGCAGGTCCGCGGGCTCGCGGATCTCGCACGCAACGACATCCGCTTCGTCAACCGGCAGCCGGGGTCGGGCACGCGGATGCTGCTGGATCTCGCGCTGCGCGCGATCGGCATCGATCCCGAGCGCATCGACGGTTATGCGTCGGCCGAACTCACGCATTCGGCGATCGCGGCGTTCGTTGCGAGCGGGATGGCCGATCTCGGCTTCGGCGTCGAGCCGGCCGCCCATCATTTCGGGCTCGATTTCATCCCGGTCGTCGACGAGGACTATTACTTCGCGTGCGAACGCGCGCGGCTCGACGCGCGGCCGCTCGCCGGCGTGCTGGCGCTGCTGCGGGACGCGCGCTTCGTCGAGCGCGTCGCACATCTCGACGGCTACGATCCGGCCGCATGCGGGACGCTGACGAGCATCGCAACGGGGCTGGCCGGCGGCGACGGCACGAGCGCGCCGGACGGCAATTCCCGGTAA
- a CDS encoding NAD(P)H-dependent oxidoreductase subunit E has translation MSPNSHAHDALVERHARAGRSLVAILHAIQDDAGYVPSGCVAPLARALNLSRAEVHGVLTYYHHFRTAPPARVTIQVCRAEACRSMGCETLAAHAEARTGCRFDAAHGDAANAHAPDAVALESVYCLGLCAQSPSLTINGVLHAKVTPEKFDALLADAVAHTQEAA, from the coding sequence ATGTCCCCGAATTCCCATGCGCACGACGCGCTCGTCGAGCGCCATGCGCGCGCCGGCCGGTCGCTCGTCGCGATCCTGCACGCGATCCAGGACGACGCGGGCTACGTGCCGTCGGGCTGCGTCGCGCCGCTCGCCAGGGCGCTGAACCTGTCGCGCGCGGAAGTGCACGGCGTACTGACCTACTACCACCACTTCCGCACCGCGCCGCCCGCGCGCGTGACGATCCAGGTGTGCCGCGCCGAAGCGTGCCGCAGCATGGGCTGCGAAACGCTCGCCGCGCACGCTGAAGCCCGCACGGGCTGCCGGTTCGACGCAGCGCACGGCGATGCCGCGAATGCGCACGCGCCGGACGCCGTCGCGCTCGAATCGGTCTACTGCCTCGGACTCTGTGCGCAGTCGCCGTCGCTGACGATCAACGGCGTGCTTCATGCGAAGGTCACGCCGGAGAAGTTCGACGCACTGCTGGCCGATGCGGTCGCCCACACGCAGGAGGCCGCATGA
- a CDS encoding formate dehydrogenase beta subunit: MTTRIYVPRDSSALALGADALAAAIVAEAERRGVAIELVRNGSRGLLWLEPLVEVGTAAGRVGYANLSAADVPALFDANWLEGGAHPSGVGVVDALPYLARQQRLTFARIGLTDPLSIDDYLQHEGLAGLKNALALDGDAACETLIESGLRGRGGAAFPAGIKWRTVRHASAAQKYIVCNADEGDSGTFSDRLIMECDPYCLIEGMIIAGIVTGATVGYIYVRSEYPHAIATLEAAIVRAREAGWLGERVLGSAHAFELHVAKGAGSYVCGEETALLESLEGKRGVVRAKPPLPALAGLFGQPTVINNVITLATAPVIFTRGAAFYRDYGMGRSRGTLPFQLAGNIRHGGLVELAFGVTLRELLFDFGGGTASGRPARAAQVGGPLGTYLPDHQWDVPLDYEAYTAIGAVVGHGGIVLHDDTSNLAELAEYAMKFCAIESCGKCTPCRIGSTRGVETIARIRHGDTSERQVTLLRDLCDTMLAGSLCAMGGMTPYPVLSALDHFPEDFGLAAGKDAASGPVKAAA, translated from the coding sequence ATGACGACCCGCATCTACGTTCCGCGCGATTCGTCCGCGCTGGCCCTCGGCGCCGACGCGCTCGCCGCCGCGATCGTCGCGGAAGCCGAACGGCGCGGCGTCGCGATCGAGCTGGTCCGCAACGGCTCGCGCGGCCTGCTGTGGCTCGAGCCGCTGGTCGAGGTCGGCACGGCCGCCGGCCGCGTCGGCTATGCGAACCTGTCGGCCGCCGACGTGCCGGCCCTGTTCGATGCAAACTGGCTCGAAGGCGGCGCGCATCCGAGCGGCGTCGGCGTCGTCGACGCGCTGCCCTATCTCGCGCGCCAGCAGCGCCTCACGTTCGCGCGGATCGGCCTGACCGATCCGCTGTCGATCGACGACTACCTGCAGCACGAGGGCCTGGCCGGCCTGAAGAACGCGCTCGCGCTCGACGGCGATGCCGCGTGCGAGACGCTGATCGAATCGGGACTGCGCGGCCGCGGCGGCGCGGCGTTCCCGGCCGGCATCAAGTGGCGCACGGTCCGGCACGCGAGCGCCGCGCAGAAGTACATCGTCTGCAACGCGGACGAAGGCGATTCGGGCACGTTCTCCGACCGCCTGATCATGGAATGCGATCCGTACTGCCTGATCGAAGGGATGATCATCGCCGGCATCGTGACGGGCGCGACGGTCGGCTACATCTACGTGCGCAGCGAATACCCGCACGCGATCGCCACGCTCGAAGCCGCGATCGTCCGCGCACGCGAAGCCGGCTGGCTCGGCGAACGCGTGCTCGGCTCGGCTCACGCGTTCGAGCTGCATGTCGCGAAAGGCGCGGGCTCGTACGTGTGCGGCGAGGAAACAGCGCTGCTCGAATCGCTCGAGGGCAAGCGCGGCGTCGTGCGCGCGAAGCCGCCGCTGCCCGCGCTCGCAGGCCTGTTCGGCCAGCCGACCGTGATCAACAACGTGATCACGCTCGCGACGGCGCCGGTGATTTTCACGCGCGGCGCCGCGTTCTATCGCGACTACGGGATGGGCCGCTCGCGCGGCACGCTGCCGTTTCAACTGGCCGGCAACATCCGTCACGGCGGCCTCGTCGAACTCGCGTTCGGCGTCACGCTGCGCGAGCTGCTGTTCGACTTCGGCGGCGGCACCGCAAGCGGCCGGCCCGCACGTGCCGCGCAGGTCGGCGGCCCGCTCGGCACCTACCTGCCCGACCATCAGTGGGACGTACCGCTCGACTACGAGGCATACACGGCGATCGGCGCGGTGGTCGGCCACGGCGGCATCGTGCTGCACGACGACACGTCGAACCTCGCCGAGCTTGCCGAATATGCGATGAAGTTCTGCGCGATCGAATCGTGCGGCAAGTGCACGCCGTGCCGGATCGGGTCGACGCGCGGCGTCGAGACGATCGCGCGCATCCGCCACGGCGATACGTCGGAGCGGCAGGTCACGCTGCTGCGCGACCTGTGCGACACGATGCTGGCCGGTTCGCTGTGCGCGATGGGCGGGATGACGCCCTACCCGGTGCTGTCCGCGCTCGACCATTTCCCCGAAGATTTCGGGCTCGCTGCCGGCAAGGATGCCGCGTCGGGCCCGGTCAAGGCTGCGGCCTGA